From Amycolatopsis sp. cg9, one genomic window encodes:
- a CDS encoding serine hydrolase domain-containing protein: MSKLTELSAWLAGRLPALLAEHQVPGASVAVYAGGETIDHAAGVLNKATGVEADTDSLFQIGSITKIWTTTLALQLADEGLLDLDQPVRKYLPEFKIADEDSAARITVRQLMCHTSGFEGDIFTDTGRGDDCVEKYVATLGDVPQLFAPGEMFSYNNAAFCVLGRVVEVLRGKAYNVCLAEHLFVPLGLTHAAASPYEAIRFRAALGHLTPEPGADPEPAGVWALAASNAPAGAMLAMRPRDLVTFAAMHLRDGEGPDGTRVLGADSARAMRERVVELPDLGLMGDAWGLGWSLFDWAGGEVVGHDGGTIGQSSFLRLAPGHDVAVALLTNGGNPIALYTEVVGHVLKELTGIELAVPPVPDPAAPRIDATRYVGEYSSSVADITVSQDGDGRVWVERVPKGIFAELAKPEKTELVAMNGDTLILAEPMQGMYLPHAFVGDDGTGRALYLHTGRADRRVRA; this comes from the coding sequence ATGTCGAAGCTCACCGAACTCTCCGCCTGGCTGGCCGGCCGGCTCCCCGCGCTGCTGGCCGAGCACCAGGTGCCGGGCGCGTCCGTCGCCGTGTACGCCGGCGGCGAAACCATCGACCACGCGGCGGGGGTGCTCAACAAGGCCACCGGCGTCGAGGCGGACACCGATTCGCTGTTCCAGATCGGCTCCATCACGAAGATCTGGACGACCACCCTGGCCCTGCAGCTGGCCGACGAGGGCCTCCTCGACCTCGACCAGCCGGTCCGGAAGTACCTGCCGGAGTTCAAGATCGCCGACGAGGACTCCGCCGCGCGGATCACCGTCCGGCAGCTGATGTGCCACACCTCCGGCTTCGAGGGCGACATCTTCACCGACACCGGCCGCGGTGACGACTGCGTCGAGAAGTACGTCGCCACCCTCGGCGACGTCCCGCAGCTGTTCGCCCCTGGCGAGATGTTCTCCTACAACAACGCCGCCTTCTGCGTGCTCGGCCGGGTCGTGGAAGTGCTGCGCGGCAAGGCCTACAACGTCTGCCTGGCCGAGCACCTGTTCGTCCCCTTGGGACTGACGCACGCCGCGGCGAGCCCGTACGAGGCCATCCGGTTCCGGGCCGCGCTCGGGCACCTGACGCCGGAGCCGGGTGCCGACCCCGAGCCCGCCGGGGTCTGGGCGCTGGCGGCGTCCAACGCCCCGGCCGGCGCGATGCTCGCCATGCGGCCGCGGGACCTGGTCACGTTCGCCGCGATGCACCTGCGCGACGGCGAAGGCCCGGACGGTACCCGCGTGCTCGGCGCGGACAGCGCCCGCGCCATGCGGGAGCGCGTGGTGGAGCTGCCCGACCTCGGCCTGATGGGCGACGCGTGGGGCCTCGGCTGGTCGCTCTTCGACTGGGCGGGCGGCGAGGTCGTCGGCCACGACGGTGGCACGATCGGCCAGTCGTCCTTCCTGCGCCTCGCACCCGGGCACGACGTCGCGGTGGCGCTGCTGACCAACGGCGGCAACCCGATCGCGCTCTACACCGAAGTCGTCGGCCACGTGCTGAAGGAGCTGACCGGCATCGAGCTCGCCGTGCCGCCGGTGCCGGACCCGGCCGCGCCGCGGATCGACGCGACGCGGTACGTCGGCGAGTACTCGTCGTCCGTCGCGGACATCACGGTCAGCCAGGACGGCGACGGCCGCGTCTGGGTGGAGCGCGTCCCGAAGGGGATCTTCGCGGAGCTGGCCAAGCCGGAGAAGACCGAGCTGGTCGCGATGAACGGCGACACGCTGATCCTGGCCGAGCCGATGCAGGGGATGTACCTGCCGCACGCGTTCGTCGGCGACGACGGCACCGGGCGCGCGCTGTACCTGCACACCGGCCGCGCCGATCGGCGGGTGCGCGCGTGA
- a CDS encoding serine hydrolase: MSPVEERIADVFTAAGARGFVHARELGGEAEVAVGADDPVVLASVFKIPVAVAYAREVVAGRLDETARTRVGKRYRIGGIGTAGCADDVEMSWRDLALFMLTMSDNAATDVIYHRVGQAAVDRVLADLGLERTRLIGCCEDLFASVLADLGAAGTDDLDAVFAGATPEQTWKLAVLDPERTTSSTPREITTLLEAIWTDRAAEPAACERVRTIMAQQIWPHRISAGFGSDVTIAAKTGTLPAVRNEAGVVSFPDGRRFAVAVFTRADSLAGRQPAVDAAIGKAARLAVDHLRKETP; this comes from the coding sequence GTGAGCCCGGTCGAGGAGCGGATCGCGGACGTCTTCACCGCGGCCGGCGCGCGGGGGTTCGTGCACGCGCGGGAGCTCGGCGGGGAGGCCGAGGTGGCCGTCGGCGCGGACGACCCGGTGGTGCTGGCGTCGGTGTTCAAGATCCCGGTCGCCGTCGCCTACGCGCGCGAAGTCGTGGCCGGCCGGCTCGACGAAACCGCGCGGACCCGCGTCGGGAAGCGCTACCGCATCGGCGGGATCGGCACCGCCGGCTGCGCCGACGACGTGGAGATGAGCTGGCGCGACCTGGCGCTGTTCATGCTGACCATGAGCGACAACGCGGCCACCGATGTCATCTACCACCGCGTCGGCCAGGCCGCCGTCGACCGCGTCCTGGCCGACCTCGGCCTGGAGCGCACGCGGCTGATCGGCTGCTGCGAGGACCTCTTCGCCTCCGTGCTCGCCGACCTGGGGGCGGCCGGGACAGACGACCTCGACGCGGTGTTCGCCGGGGCGACGCCCGAACAGACCTGGAAGCTCGCGGTGCTCGACCCGGAGCGGACGACGTCGTCCACGCCCCGCGAGATCACCACGCTGCTCGAAGCGATCTGGACCGACCGCGCCGCCGAACCGGCCGCGTGCGAGCGGGTGCGCACGATCATGGCGCAGCAGATCTGGCCGCACCGGATCTCCGCCGGCTTCGGCTCCGACGTGACGATCGCGGCCAAGACCGGCACCCTGCCCGCCGTCCGCAACGAAGCCGGCGTGGTGTCCTTCCCGGACGGCCGCCGCTTCGCCGTCGCGGTCTTCACCCGCGCGGACTCCCTCGCCGGGCGGCAGCCCGCCGTCGACGCCGCCATCGGCAAGGCCGCCCGCCTCGCCGTGGACCACCTCCGGAAGGAAACGCCATGA
- a CDS encoding ABC transporter substrate-binding protein translates to MTRTRTAGVVLGVLALTATACGGSGSAGSGDGTPVDGRTFSLGIGSDPGSLDPHMTVLSVALQVDRFLYDTLLGLDDAGKPVAGLAAKWEASTTTASFTLRQGLTCADGSPLTAADVAANINFIGDPANKSPIAGLYIAPGTKAAADAAGTITVTSGKPDAFLARNVGGVPIACAKGLADRKLLAKGEAGTGMFTVAESVPNDHYTFTRRKDYAWGPGDWKVEPGLPDKVVVRVIPNTTTATNLLLSGELNAAQINGPDRQRLEGRKLFHTDFTAPMGEVFYNQAAGRPGQDEAVRRALTQALDLPQLGKVLTSGAGRPSQGMITNEPEVCPGDTVTGNLPAHDPAAAAAALDAAGWKKGADGVRAKDGKKLSLTVLYGTQLGPTMAPTAELVQQTWKSLGADVTLKGVDSPGLSQVLFGTGEWEVSLGPVGFSLPSQLVPFVSGPAAPDGTNFAHIANPGYDQGAQQAATKPGDASCADWNAAETALIKRVDAVPYFDSVVPTYASGAKFALSQGSLTPSSIRMLAK, encoded by the coding sequence ATGACCAGGACTCGGACGGCGGGGGTCGTGCTCGGGGTGCTCGCGCTCACCGCGACCGCCTGCGGGGGATCGGGAAGCGCCGGGAGCGGGGACGGGACGCCGGTCGACGGCAGGACGTTCAGCCTCGGCATCGGCTCCGACCCCGGCAGCCTCGACCCGCACATGACCGTGCTGTCGGTGGCCCTCCAGGTCGACCGGTTCCTCTACGACACGCTGCTCGGCCTCGACGACGCCGGGAAGCCGGTCGCCGGGCTGGCCGCGAAGTGGGAGGCGTCGACGACGACCGCGTCCTTCACCCTCCGCCAGGGCCTCACGTGCGCGGACGGCAGCCCGCTGACCGCCGCCGACGTCGCGGCCAACATCAACTTCATCGGCGACCCGGCGAACAAGTCGCCCATCGCCGGGCTGTACATCGCCCCGGGCACCAAGGCGGCCGCGGACGCGGCCGGCACGATCACCGTCACCAGCGGGAAGCCGGACGCGTTCCTGGCCCGCAACGTCGGCGGGGTGCCGATCGCCTGCGCCAAGGGGCTCGCGGACCGGAAGCTGCTCGCCAAGGGCGAGGCCGGCACCGGGATGTTCACCGTCGCCGAGTCCGTGCCCAACGACCACTACACGTTCACCCGCCGCAAGGACTACGCGTGGGGCCCCGGCGACTGGAAGGTGGAGCCGGGCCTGCCGGACAAGGTCGTCGTGCGGGTCATCCCGAACACCACGACCGCCACCAACCTGCTGCTGTCCGGCGAGCTGAACGCGGCCCAGATCAACGGGCCGGACCGGCAGCGGCTGGAGGGGCGCAAGCTGTTCCACACCGACTTCACGGCCCCGATGGGCGAGGTGTTCTACAACCAGGCGGCCGGGCGGCCCGGGCAGGACGAAGCCGTCCGCCGGGCGCTGACCCAGGCGCTCGACCTGCCCCAGCTCGGCAAGGTGCTGACCAGCGGCGCCGGCCGGCCGTCGCAGGGCATGATCACGAACGAGCCGGAGGTGTGCCCGGGCGACACCGTCACCGGCAACCTGCCGGCCCACGACCCGGCCGCGGCGGCGGCCGCGCTGGACGCCGCGGGCTGGAAGAAGGGCGCGGACGGCGTGCGCGCGAAGGACGGCAAGAAGCTTTCCCTCACCGTCCTCTACGGCACCCAGCTCGGCCCGACCATGGCGCCGACCGCGGAGCTGGTCCAGCAGACGTGGAAGTCGCTCGGCGCCGACGTGACGCTCAAGGGGGTCGACAGCCCCGGCCTCAGCCAGGTCCTGTTCGGCACCGGCGAGTGGGAGGTCTCCCTCGGCCCGGTCGGGTTCTCGCTGCCGAGCCAGCTGGTGCCGTTCGTCTCCGGCCCGGCCGCGCCCGACGGGACGAACTTCGCCCACATCGCCAACCCCGGGTACGACCAGGGTGCGCAGCAAGCGGCCACCAAGCCCGGGGACGCGAGCTGCGCGGACTGGAACGCGGCGGAGACCGCGCTGATCAAGCGGGTCGACGCGGTGCCCTACTTCGACTCCGTCGTGCCGACCTACGCCAGCGGCGCGAAGTTCGCCCTCAGCCAGGGCAGCCTGACCCCGTCGTCGATCCGGATGCTGGCGAAGTGA
- a CDS encoding ABC transporter permease gives MTTAAAAPRLRGGPWPAFAARRLARFAVSLWALLTAAFLMIHLVPGDPVRAALGMTAPAELVAARRQALGLDDPLWVQYGHYLRGLVTGDFGTSMVSGQPVAQVIGDRLPSTLQLAVLAFAVVVAVAVPVGVGFAVLTRGGRRRGGELAFTSVSVFLAAIPEFLVGVGLVALLAVGLGWFPVAGADDVSGYVLPVAALAIGPAAVLARIIRVELLSVLGADFVRTARAKRLPARLVYVRHALPNALTATLTLGGLMLTSMVAGTVLVENVFAWPGLGSTIVQSIVTKDYPLVQGIVLVYGVGVLLVNLLVDVVLGLLDPRSAIREA, from the coding sequence GTGACCACGGCGGCGGCAGCACCCCGGCTGCGCGGCGGCCCGTGGCCGGCGTTCGCCGCGCGGCGGCTGGCCCGGTTCGCCGTCTCGCTGTGGGCGCTGCTCACCGCGGCGTTCCTGATGATCCACCTGGTCCCCGGCGACCCGGTGCGGGCCGCGCTCGGCATGACCGCGCCCGCCGAGCTGGTCGCGGCCCGGCGGCAGGCGCTCGGCCTGGACGACCCGCTGTGGGTGCAGTACGGGCACTACCTGCGCGGCCTGGTCACCGGGGACTTCGGGACGTCGATGGTGAGCGGCCAGCCGGTGGCGCAGGTGATCGGCGACCGGCTGCCCTCGACGCTGCAGCTGGCGGTGCTCGCGTTCGCGGTCGTGGTGGCCGTCGCGGTCCCGGTTGGCGTCGGCTTCGCGGTGCTGACCCGCGGTGGCCGCCGCCGGGGCGGGGAGCTGGCGTTCACCTCGGTGAGCGTCTTCCTCGCCGCCATCCCCGAATTCCTCGTCGGCGTCGGGCTGGTGGCGCTGCTCGCCGTCGGCCTCGGCTGGTTCCCGGTCGCGGGCGCCGACGACGTCAGCGGGTACGTGCTGCCGGTGGCGGCGCTGGCGATCGGGCCGGCGGCGGTGCTGGCCCGGATCATCCGGGTCGAGCTGCTTTCCGTGCTGGGCGCCGACTTCGTCCGCACCGCGCGGGCGAAGCGGCTGCCCGCGCGGCTGGTCTACGTCCGCCACGCGCTGCCGAACGCGCTCACCGCGACGCTCACCCTGGGCGGGCTGATGCTGACCTCGATGGTGGCGGGCACGGTCCTGGTGGAGAACGTGTTCGCCTGGCCCGGCCTCGGCTCGACGATCGTGCAGTCGATCGTGACCAAGGACTACCCGCTGGTGCAGGGGATCGTGCTGGTCTACGGCGTCGGCGTGCTGCTGGTCAACCTGCTGGTCGACGTCGTGCTCGGGCTGCTCGACCCCCGCTCGGCGATCCGGGAGGCCTGA
- a CDS encoding dipeptide/oligopeptide/nickel ABC transporter permease/ATP-binding protein, with protein MARRRGSVWPAAVRTPVGACSAVLLAVVVVLAVVAPLVWGEGAAAIDTDAIGQGPSGAHPFGTDSLGRDLLLRTLVATRLSIGLAVLATAIGVGTGVVLGTLPSVLPRWAGRLLVAAVDIAVAFPGLLLALFFAVIFGVGTEGAVLAIAFAMAPAFARLVQTLSASVSGRDFIAAARIAGVGRIRLLARHVLPNIGEPLVVNATIGAGSSLLAFAGLSFLGIGVQAPDYDWGRLLREGLDGIYVSPVAALAPAAAVVLAGLAFNLVGETVAAVVGVRTRPARRAAGPLPAPRPAPAGEPAGDAVLVVENLQVAFPGPGGWTVPVRGVSFTVRAGEAIGVVGESGSGKSLTALAVSRLIEAPGVVTADRLEFAGQPVASASDRELGTSLAMVFQDPMTSFNPARRVGGQLAEVSERHHGLSRRQAFARAVGKLTAVRVPAAARRARQYPHEFSGGMRQRAMIGMGLMGEPKLIIADEPTTALDVTVQRQVLRLLARTREAEGAAILLISHDIAVVSQTCERMLVMYAGRVVEDLPTGSEPRHPYTRALLATTVDLDTDRDEPLEVIPGRPPAPDQVPAGCAFADRCPLAAERCRAEDPVLEPAAAGHRVACWHPPAGVLSGQSHEEGAA; from the coding sequence ATGGCGCGACGACGTGGTTCGGTGTGGCCGGCGGCCGTGCGCACCCCGGTGGGCGCGTGCTCGGCGGTGCTGCTGGCCGTGGTGGTCGTGCTCGCGGTGGTGGCCCCGCTCGTGTGGGGCGAGGGCGCCGCGGCAATCGACACCGACGCGATCGGCCAGGGACCGTCGGGCGCGCACCCGTTCGGCACCGACTCCCTCGGCCGTGACCTCCTACTCCGCACGCTGGTGGCGACCCGGCTCTCGATCGGGCTCGCGGTCCTCGCGACCGCGATCGGCGTCGGCACCGGGGTCGTGCTCGGGACGCTGCCGTCGGTGCTGCCGCGGTGGGCGGGCCGGCTGCTCGTCGCGGCCGTCGACATCGCGGTGGCGTTCCCCGGGCTGCTGCTGGCCCTGTTCTTCGCGGTGATCTTCGGCGTCGGCACCGAGGGCGCGGTGCTGGCGATCGCGTTCGCGATGGCGCCGGCGTTCGCCCGGCTCGTGCAGACGCTGTCGGCGTCGGTGAGCGGGCGCGACTTCATCGCCGCGGCGCGGATCGCCGGCGTCGGCCGCATCCGGCTGCTGGCCCGGCACGTGCTGCCCAACATCGGCGAACCCCTCGTCGTCAACGCGACCATCGGGGCCGGCTCGTCGCTGCTCGCCTTCGCCGGATTGTCGTTCCTCGGGATCGGCGTGCAGGCGCCGGACTACGACTGGGGCCGGCTGCTGCGCGAAGGGCTGGACGGCATCTACGTCAGCCCGGTGGCCGCGCTCGCGCCCGCCGCCGCGGTGGTGCTCGCCGGGCTGGCGTTCAACCTGGTCGGGGAGACGGTCGCCGCGGTCGTCGGGGTCCGGACGCGCCCGGCCCGGCGGGCGGCGGGCCCGCTCCCGGCACCGCGGCCCGCGCCGGCCGGCGAACCCGCCGGTGACGCGGTGCTCGTGGTCGAAAACCTCCAGGTGGCGTTCCCGGGACCGGGCGGCTGGACCGTCCCGGTGCGCGGGGTCAGCTTCACCGTCCGCGCGGGCGAAGCGATCGGCGTCGTCGGCGAGTCCGGGTCCGGCAAGAGCCTGACCGCGCTGGCCGTGTCGCGGCTGATCGAAGCGCCCGGCGTGGTCACCGCCGACCGGCTGGAGTTCGCCGGCCAGCCGGTGGCGTCGGCCTCGGACCGCGAACTCGGCACGTCGCTGGCCATGGTGTTCCAGGACCCCATGACGTCGTTCAACCCGGCCCGCCGGGTCGGCGGCCAGCTCGCGGAGGTGTCCGAGCGGCACCACGGCCTGTCCCGGCGCCAGGCGTTCGCCCGCGCGGTCGGGAAGCTGACCGCGGTGCGCGTCCCGGCCGCGGCGCGGCGGGCGCGCCAGTACCCGCACGAGTTCTCCGGCGGCATGCGGCAGCGGGCGATGATCGGCATGGGCCTGATGGGCGAGCCCAAGCTGATCATCGCCGACGAGCCGACGACCGCGCTCGACGTCACCGTGCAGCGGCAGGTGCTGCGCCTGCTGGCCCGCACGCGCGAAGCCGAGGGCGCGGCGATCCTGCTCATCAGCCACGACATCGCGGTCGTTTCCCAGACGTGCGAACGGATGCTGGTGATGTACGCCGGGCGCGTGGTGGAGGACCTGCCGACCGGCAGCGAACCGCGGCACCCGTACACGCGGGCGCTGCTGGCCACGACGGTCGACCTCGACACCGACCGCGACGAGCCCCTGGAAGTGATCCCCGGCCGGCCACCGGCCCCGGACCAGGTGCCGGCGGGCTGCGCGTTCGCCGACCGGTGCCCGCTGGCCGCGGAGCGCTGCCGGGCCGAGGACCCCGTGCTCGAACCGGCCGCGGCCGGGCACCGGGTCGCGTGCTGGCACCCGCCGGCCGGTGTCCTTTCCGGACAGTCCCATGAGGAGGGTGCGGCGTGA
- a CDS encoding oligopeptide/dipeptide ABC transporter ATP-binding protein, translating into MSALEFDCVSVRYGKLTAVDGVTLTVPSGQVVGLVGESGSGKSTLARAAAGLAPVSAGRVRLDGTDVRRLPRRRPLQMVFQDPYSSLDPRMAIGESIAEAMPRGAGRKAEVARLLELVHLDPDRAGMLPGQLSGGQRQRVALARALAGQPKVLIADEITSALDVSVQGAVLNLVRDVQRRLALSMLFISHNLAVVRYVSDVVAVMYLGRIVEAGPAEQVLTDPRHPYTKELLAAAPSAHRNLLDGDDVLADTEPADPHHPPSGCRYHPRCPVGPLVHADRAVCVRTDPAAGTDHRPHRAACHFAA; encoded by the coding sequence GTGAGTGCCTTGGAGTTCGACTGCGTGAGCGTCCGTTACGGCAAGCTGACCGCGGTCGACGGGGTCACCCTGACCGTCCCGTCCGGACAGGTCGTCGGCCTGGTCGGCGAGTCCGGCTCGGGCAAGTCGACGCTGGCCAGGGCGGCGGCCGGGCTCGCGCCGGTCAGCGCCGGCCGGGTCCGGCTCGACGGCACCGACGTGCGGCGGCTGCCCCGGCGCCGCCCGCTGCAGATGGTGTTCCAGGACCCGTATTCGTCGCTGGACCCGCGGATGGCGATCGGCGAGTCGATCGCCGAGGCGATGCCCCGCGGGGCCGGGCGGAAGGCCGAGGTGGCCCGGCTGCTCGAACTGGTGCACCTGGACCCCGATCGGGCGGGGATGCTGCCCGGTCAGCTGTCCGGCGGGCAGCGGCAGCGCGTCGCGCTCGCCCGGGCGCTGGCCGGGCAGCCGAAAGTCCTGATCGCCGACGAGATCACCTCCGCGCTCGACGTCTCGGTGCAGGGCGCGGTGCTGAACCTCGTCCGGGACGTGCAGCGGCGGCTGGCCCTGTCGATGCTGTTCATCTCCCACAACCTCGCCGTGGTGCGGTACGTCAGCGATGTGGTCGCCGTGATGTACCTCGGCCGGATCGTCGAAGCCGGGCCCGCCGAGCAGGTGCTCACCGACCCGCGGCACCCGTACACCAAGGAGCTCCTGGCCGCCGCGCCGTCCGCGCACCGCAACCTGCTCGACGGCGACGACGTCCTCGCCGACACCGAACCCGCCGACCCGCACCACCCGCCGTCCGGCTGCCGCTACCACCCGCGGTGCCCGGTCGGCCCGCTCGTGCACGCCGACCGCGCCGTCTGCGTCCGCACCGACCCGGCCGCGGGCACCGACCACCGCCCGCACCGGGCGGCCTGCCACTTCGCCGCGTGA
- a CDS encoding serine hydrolase, producing MTRRLGTDDLYALEFPEQPAISPDGGRIAYVVRTADRDADEVTRSLWQVATDGGPARRLTRGKADLAPAFSPDGTRIAFLRAQDGPAQLWLLPADGGEPEQVTTLPLGAGTPVWRPDGAEIAFSAPVDRHAEEGEDAGAHGRRAHAPVVADRLDFKADGAGFLRTLRKHVHVLDVATGEVRRVTSGDWHAGDPAWSPDGTRLAFPAARDADGDLTFRSGAYVLDAAGRSAEPVLAGSADGECGTVTWTADGGALLVVGRRDTAAGHLGLLRVPLDGGETADLAASLDRNVMPGGPGYPGALPQPAGSEVLFCVRDRGYTHLYAVDVAGGEPRLVLGGAGNTVAGVSVAGDTAAVVLTTTTSYGEIATVGVGGGAVAVRTSHGDGDLELFRHEEREFTISDGTVVHGWLLRDPARTGPLPLLLDIHGGPHNAWNGTADAVHVYHQELATRGWAVLLLNPRGSDGYGEAFFTAAVGAWGLADAKDFLEPLDDLVAEGVADGRRLAVSGYSYGGYMTCYLTSRDDRFAAAVAGGVVSDPVSMAGTSDSGHFLGVAELGALPAENRAHYAALSPLAQVEKVRTPTLVVHGADDDRCPAGQAEQWFTALREQGVPTRLVLYPGASHLFILDGRPSHRVDFNRRIVDWVEQHAGEPGKPARVPLDSAHWRRRLAELARKHRVPGATLGILRGDDEVVAGFGVLNKATGVEVTGDSVFQIGSISKVWTATVAMQLVDEGLLSLDAPIADVLPELRLADPDVTKKVTLRHLLTHTSGIDGDVFTDTGRGDDCVEKYVEVLDQAAQTHPLGATLSYCNSGFILIGRVIEKLTGKTWDAALRERLFTPLGLTRTGTLPEEALLHRAAMGHVASGDGDPQPAPAWGLPRSAGPAGLITASASDVLAFARMHLAGGLAPDGSRVLSAESAAAMTEEQAEMPDKHTLGDSWGLGWIRFGWDGHRLIGHDGNTIGQSAFLRILPEHGLAVTLLTNGGSAHDLYEELYAEIFAELAGVAMPRPFEPPAAPPELDVSEYLGVYERESMRIEILTREGQLRIRQTVTGSLAALVPDPTTEDDLVAVGPGHFAHSPAGMRGWVSVTFYTLPTGERYLHTGVRATPKAAG from the coding sequence ATGACCCGACGTCTGGGCACCGACGACCTGTACGCCCTCGAATTCCCCGAGCAGCCGGCGATTTCGCCCGACGGCGGCCGGATCGCCTACGTGGTGCGCACCGCCGACCGCGACGCCGACGAGGTCACCCGCTCGCTGTGGCAGGTCGCCACCGACGGCGGCCCGGCCCGGCGGCTCACCCGCGGCAAGGCCGACCTCGCCCCGGCGTTCTCCCCGGACGGCACGAGGATCGCGTTCCTGCGCGCCCAGGACGGCCCGGCGCAGCTGTGGCTGCTGCCCGCCGACGGCGGCGAACCCGAGCAGGTCACCACGCTCCCGCTCGGCGCGGGCACGCCGGTGTGGCGGCCCGACGGCGCCGAGATCGCCTTCAGCGCCCCGGTCGACCGTCACGCGGAAGAGGGCGAGGACGCCGGCGCCCACGGCCGCCGCGCGCACGCCCCGGTGGTCGCCGACCGGCTCGACTTCAAGGCCGACGGCGCCGGCTTCCTGCGCACCTTGCGCAAGCACGTCCACGTCCTCGACGTCGCCACCGGCGAGGTCCGCCGGGTGACGTCGGGGGACTGGCACGCGGGCGACCCGGCCTGGTCGCCGGACGGCACGCGGCTCGCGTTCCCCGCGGCCCGGGACGCCGACGGCGACCTGACCTTCCGGTCGGGCGCCTACGTCCTCGACGCCGCCGGCCGCTCGGCCGAACCGGTCCTGGCCGGCTCGGCCGATGGCGAATGCGGCACGGTCACCTGGACCGCCGACGGCGGCGCGCTGCTCGTCGTCGGCCGCCGGGACACGGCCGCGGGCCACCTCGGGCTGCTGCGGGTTCCCCTGGACGGCGGCGAAACCGCCGACCTGGCGGCGTCGCTCGACCGCAACGTGATGCCGGGCGGCCCGGGCTACCCGGGCGCGCTGCCGCAGCCGGCCGGCTCCGAAGTCCTGTTCTGCGTCCGCGACCGCGGCTACACGCACCTCTACGCCGTCGACGTCGCCGGCGGCGAGCCGCGCCTGGTCCTGGGCGGGGCCGGGAACACCGTGGCGGGCGTGAGCGTCGCCGGGGACACCGCGGCGGTCGTGCTGACCACGACGACGTCGTACGGCGAGATCGCCACGGTCGGCGTCGGCGGGGGAGCGGTGGCCGTCCGCACTTCGCACGGCGACGGCGACCTCGAGCTGTTCCGCCACGAGGAGCGCGAGTTCACGATCTCCGACGGCACGGTCGTGCACGGCTGGCTGCTGCGCGACCCGGCCCGCACCGGCCCGCTGCCGCTGCTGCTGGACATCCACGGCGGCCCGCACAACGCGTGGAACGGCACCGCCGACGCCGTGCACGTTTACCACCAGGAGCTCGCCACCCGCGGCTGGGCGGTGCTGCTGCTGAACCCGCGCGGCAGCGACGGCTACGGCGAAGCGTTCTTCACCGCTGCGGTCGGCGCGTGGGGCCTGGCCGACGCCAAGGACTTCCTCGAGCCGCTGGACGACCTGGTCGCCGAGGGCGTGGCGGACGGGCGCCGGCTCGCCGTGTCCGGCTACAGCTACGGCGGCTACATGACGTGCTACCTGACCAGCCGCGACGACCGGTTCGCCGCGGCGGTCGCGGGCGGCGTGGTCAGCGACCCGGTGAGCATGGCGGGCACCTCCGACAGCGGGCACTTCCTCGGCGTCGCCGAACTCGGGGCCCTCCCGGCGGAGAACCGGGCGCACTACGCGGCGCTTTCCCCGCTGGCGCAGGTGGAGAAGGTGCGCACGCCGACGCTGGTCGTGCACGGCGCGGACGACGACCGGTGCCCGGCCGGGCAGGCCGAGCAGTGGTTCACCGCGCTGCGCGAGCAGGGCGTGCCCACCCGGCTGGTGCTCTACCCCGGCGCGTCCCACCTGTTCATCCTCGACGGCCGGCCGTCGCACCGCGTCGACTTCAACCGCCGGATCGTGGACTGGGTGGAGCAGCACGCGGGCGAGCCGGGCAAGCCGGCGCGCGTCCCGCTCGACAGCGCGCACTGGCGGCGACGCCTGGCCGAGCTCGCGCGCAAGCACCGCGTTCCCGGGGCGACGCTGGGCATCCTGCGCGGGGACGACGAGGTCGTCGCGGGCTTCGGGGTGCTCAACAAGGCCACCGGGGTCGAGGTCACCGGCGACTCGGTGTTCCAGATCGGCTCGATCAGCAAGGTGTGGACGGCCACCGTGGCCATGCAGCTGGTCGACGAAGGCCTGCTGAGCCTGGACGCCCCGATCGCCGACGTGCTGCCGGAGCTGCGGCTGGCCGACCCCGACGTCACGAAGAAGGTGACGCTGCGGCACCTGCTGACGCATACCAGCGGCATCGACGGCGACGTCTTCACCGACACCGGCCGCGGCGACGACTGCGTCGAGAAGTACGTCGAGGTGCTGGACCAGGCCGCGCAGACCCACCCGCTCGGGGCGACCCTGTCCTACTGCAACTCGGGGTTCATCCTCATCGGGCGCGTGATCGAGAAGCTCACCGGCAAGACGTGGGACGCGGCCCTGCGCGAGCGGCTGTTCACCCCGCTCGGCCTGACCCGCACGGGCACCCTGCCGGAGGAGGCGCTGCTGCACCGCGCGGCGATGGGCCACGTGGCCAGCGGCGACGGGGACCCGCAGCCCGCTCCGGCGTGGGGCCTGCCGCGCTCGGCGGGCCCGGCCGGCCTGATCACGGCGTCGGCGTCGGACGTCCTGGCCTTCGCCCGCATGCACCTGGCCGGCGGCCTCGCCCCGGACGGCTCGCGGGTGCTGTCGGCGGAGTCGGCCGCGGCGATGACCGAGGAACAGGCCGAGATGCCGGACAAGCACACCCTCGGCGACTCGTGGGGCCTCGGCTGGATCCGCTTCGGCTGGGACGGCCACCGCCTGATCGGCCACGATGGCAACACGATCGGCCAGTCGGCGTTCCTGCGGATCCTGCCGGAGCACGGGCTGGCGGTCACGCTGCTCACCAACGGCGGCAGCGCCCACGACCTGTACGAGGAGCTCTACGCGGAGATCTTCGCGGAACTGGCCGGCGTCGCCATGCCGCGCCCGTTCGAGCCGCCCGCGGCACCGCCGGAACTGGACGTCTCGGAGTACCTGGGCGTGTACGAGCGGGAGTCGATGCGCATCGAAATCCTGACCAGGGAAGGGCAGCTGCGCATCCGGCAGACCGTGACGGGCTCGCTCGCGGCGCTGGTGCCGGACCCGACGACGGAGGACGACCTGGTGGCGGTCGGCCCCGGCCACTTCGCCCACAGCCCGGCGGGCATGCGGGGCTGGGTCTCGGTGACGTTCTACACGCTGCCGACGGGGGAGCGGTACCTGCACACTGGCGTCCGGGCCACGCCGAAGGCCGCGGGATGA